In Alteribacter lacisalsi, a genomic segment contains:
- a CDS encoding LysR family transcriptional regulator has product MNIQQLDIFHRFVVSRSVTRVAKELGLKQPTVSFHLKKLEASLGVTLYERRGDDIELTSAGATLHKYASQIIGLMNETRRVMNDYQSSTRGEVLLGASHIPANYILPPVFSSFTTANPNIHLSVKVASTPSVVSLIKEKQLDIGIVSEQNLEVESFEIRRLVKDELVLVLPPDHPLTKKKHIDLDDLKYEPFIFHKRGSTREMIDNWIKENQLILNIKIELTNIEAIRRMVMLGAGVSILSRRAVAEEADRGRLAALSVPELKPLRFISLIYRKDRPITPVLQHFITEVYKHT; this is encoded by the coding sequence ATGAACATTCAGCAGCTGGATATTTTTCACCGGTTTGTGGTCTCCCGCAGTGTAACCCGTGTGGCAAAAGAACTTGGGTTAAAACAGCCCACTGTCTCCTTTCATTTGAAAAAACTCGAGGCTTCCCTTGGTGTTACCCTCTATGAAAGGCGCGGTGACGATATTGAACTCACCTCTGCCGGTGCCACGCTTCATAAATATGCCTCACAGATTATCGGTCTTATGAATGAAACAAGACGGGTCATGAACGACTACCAGTCCTCTACACGGGGGGAAGTGCTCCTAGGCGCAAGCCACATCCCAGCCAACTACATCCTTCCGCCTGTATTCAGCAGTTTTACAACAGCTAATCCCAACATACACCTCAGCGTAAAAGTAGCGTCCACCCCGTCAGTCGTCTCCTTAATAAAAGAAAAACAACTCGATATTGGCATTGTTTCCGAGCAGAATCTTGAGGTTGAATCTTTTGAGATCAGAAGGCTAGTAAAGGACGAGCTCGTTCTCGTCCTGCCACCAGATCACCCTCTTACCAAAAAGAAACATATTGATTTAGACGATCTAAAATATGAACCATTTATTTTTCACAAACGTGGCTCCACCCGTGAGATGATTGATAATTGGATTAAGGAAAACCAGCTCATTTTAAATATTAAGATTGAACTTACTAACATAGAAGCCATTCGTCGTATGGTTATGCTCGGAGCAGGTGTGTCCATTCTTTCGAGACGTGCAGTAGCAGAGGAAGCCGACAGAGGACGTCTCGCGGCGCTCAGTGTACCTGAGTTAAAGCCCTTACGATTCATTTCGCTCATTTACAGAAAGGACCGGCCGATTACACCCGTGCTCCAGCATTTCATAACTGAGGTTTATAAACACACATAA
- a CDS encoding ethanolamine utilization protein EutH, whose translation MWLNAGVLWTIALFAAIGAVDRALGNRLGFGAAFDRAFAAMGPLALAMIGIICFSPVIADGLRPVVTPLFVSFGGDPAMFAGILFAIDMGGYPLAQELAASTEAALFSGIILATMIGPLFVFTIPVALGLIEKEDHSFFARGILTGLAAVPAGALIGGLTAGFEISFLLRNLIPVALVSAAVITGLALVPQLFVKGFIYIGRAVTAMLTLLAGVVIVETLTGQVLVAGTAPIEEALIIVGLIGLTLAGAFPFVHFLQTVLGKAFRPFAEKLGVNMVTITGLLASLAHSIPAFQVMKEMDARGKVMTGAFAVSGAFVLGGHLGFTASVEPEMIGPMMAGKMSAGVLALVLVPLLTRRAEE comes from the coding sequence ATGTGGCTTAACGCCGGAGTACTTTGGACAATTGCACTTTTTGCTGCCATCGGGGCTGTGGACCGCGCGCTCGGGAACCGGTTGGGATTCGGCGCGGCGTTTGACCGGGCATTCGCGGCAATGGGACCTCTTGCCCTTGCCATGATCGGCATTATCTGTTTTTCGCCTGTGATCGCTGACGGGCTGAGGCCGGTGGTCACACCGCTGTTTGTCTCGTTCGGCGGGGACCCGGCCATGTTTGCCGGCATTCTTTTTGCGATCGATATGGGAGGGTATCCTCTTGCCCAGGAACTGGCTGCTTCAACGGAGGCGGCTCTTTTTTCGGGCATTATTCTTGCCACTATGATTGGTCCTTTGTTCGTGTTTACGATTCCGGTGGCGCTCGGGCTGATTGAAAAAGAGGACCATTCCTTTTTTGCACGGGGGATCCTGACCGGACTCGCTGCCGTACCGGCTGGAGCCTTAATCGGAGGGCTTACTGCCGGGTTTGAGATCTCATTTCTCCTGCGGAATCTGATTCCTGTCGCTCTCGTCTCGGCAGCAGTCATCACAGGTCTTGCCTTAGTGCCGCAGCTGTTTGTTAAAGGATTCATTTATATCGGCAGAGCCGTAACAGCGATGCTGACCCTGCTAGCTGGAGTGGTTATTGTAGAGACGCTGACGGGCCAGGTGCTTGTTGCGGGTACTGCGCCAATTGAAGAGGCCCTGATCATCGTCGGACTTATTGGGCTGACCCTGGCAGGGGCGTTTCCTTTTGTTCACTTTCTTCAGACAGTACTGGGAAAGGCGTTCAGGCCTTTTGCAGAGAAGCTCGGGGTAAATATGGTTACGATTACCGGGCTGCTTGCATCTCTCGCCCATTCAATTCCTGCTTTTCAGGTAATGAAGGAAATGGACGCACGCGGCAAGGTGATGACAGGGGCATTCGCCGTAAGCGGGGCGTTTGTCCTTGGTGGTCACCTCGGTTTTACAGCATCGGTAGAGCCTGAGATGATTGGGCCGATGATGGCGGGGAAAATGAGTGCCGGAGTTCTGGCACTGGTGCTTGTTCCTTTGCTGACTCGGAGGGCAGAAGAATAG
- a CDS encoding AAA family ATPase, with product MELKQVSYSYPKSDRRVLDDLSFSLKPDKLNVIAGLNGAGKTTLFEVMTGMIKSAGRIAGLPKQKNVLYQQQGVYFTHTLKGRDLVRLILHCDHSRRFRVRKNEPVLTSCMNEDERSKMTGLWGRPYGQMSVGERRWLLTFAMCHMERELYIFDEPTSGVDPQSRVHIMDRIGKLVQEAGKTVVISTHTLHELQFYDVHLVLLHEGRAVFTGSYEQFLNAGGSENPDAAFQNLTAPQSARAVRPR from the coding sequence GTGGAACTGAAACAGGTAAGTTATTCTTATCCGAAATCTGATCGAAGGGTACTGGACGATCTGTCGTTCAGCCTTAAACCGGACAAACTGAACGTGATTGCCGGACTGAATGGAGCGGGTAAGACAACGCTTTTTGAAGTGATGACAGGTATGATTAAGTCGGCTGGGAGGATTGCAGGCCTGCCGAAACAGAAAAATGTTCTGTATCAGCAGCAGGGTGTCTACTTTACGCACACACTGAAAGGGAGGGATCTTGTCAGGCTGATTCTCCACTGTGATCACAGCAGGAGGTTCAGGGTTCGTAAAAACGAGCCTGTCCTGACTTCATGTATGAATGAAGATGAGCGGAGTAAAATGACCGGACTGTGGGGCCGTCCGTATGGTCAGATGTCTGTTGGTGAGCGGCGCTGGCTGCTGACGTTTGCCATGTGTCACATGGAGCGGGAACTGTACATTTTTGATGAACCGACTTCAGGGGTAGATCCTCAATCGAGAGTACATATTATGGACCGGATCGGAAAGCTTGTTCAGGAAGCCGGCAAAACGGTTGTTATCAGCACGCATACGCTTCATGAACTGCAGTTTTATGATGTTCATCTTGTTCTCCTTCATGAAGGCCGGGCTGTTTTTACCGGCAGCTATGAGCAGTTTTTAAATGCTGGAGGCTCGGAGAACCCGGATGCAGCCTTTCAGAATCTTACAGCACCACAGTCTGCCAGGGCTGTGAGGCCCAGGTAG